The Saliniramus fredricksonii genome segment GCAAGCCTTTTCGCAAGCGAATTCCGAAAGCTCCAAACGGTTTTCGTATCTGGCTTTGAGGGCAATCATCGCGCGCTTGACGCGGATGACGTGCCGGCGCGATTTCCCGGCGAAGCGCGTAAATTTTGAGCAACCTTAAAGTGCAATTTGCGCAAGCGCCGCCTGTTTATCCGCCATGCTCCGGATGGCATTTCATATGTTTCGTGCCACACTGATGATTCGAGACGAATCGGTCTGGAGCCGTTTCCGTTTCAGGAGCGCCTGCGACGCAATGTGATCTGGCTCCTGCCGCATTTGCCGGGCAACCTGTCTGTAAATCAGCAGGTTAGCTGAGGAATGTGACGCTTGATGGAGGCAGATGCATGTATCCGAGCGACGACCTCTTCTCCTCCTTCGCCCGCAGTTACGAAGCGCGGCGCGAAACGGAAATGTCCCTGTCGGACTATCTGGAAGGCTGCCGGGACGACCCGATGATGTATGCCAGCGCGCCCGAGCGCATCCTGGCGGCGATCGGCGAGCCGGAAATGGTCGACACCTCCCGGGATTCCCGGCTCGGGCGGATCTTCATGAACCGCACCATCCGCGTCTATCCCGCCTTCGCCGAGTTCTACGGCATGGAAGAGACGATCGAGCGCATCGTTTCCTTCTTCCGGCATGCGGCGCAGGGGCTGGAGGAGCGCAAGCAGATCCTCTACCTGCTCGGCCCGGTCGGCGGCGGCAAATCCTCGCTGGCGGAACGCCTCAAGGCGCTGATGGAGGCGCATCCGATCTATGTCCTCAAGGCCGGCAACGAGATCAGCCCGGTCTTCGAGAGCCCGCTCGGCCTGTTCGATCCCGAGCGCATGGGCGAGCAGATCGAGGAGCGCTACGGCATTCCGCGCCGGCGCCTGACCGGGCTGATGAGTCCCTGGGCGCTCAAGCGGCTCGACGAGTTCGGAGGCGACATCTCGCGCTTCAAGGTGGTGAAGGTGAACCCCTCGCGCCTGCGCCAGATCGGCATCGCCAAGACCGAACCGGGTGACGAGAACAACCAGGACATCTCCTCCCTCGTCGGCAAGGTCGATATCCGCAAGCTGGAGACGCTGTCGCAGAACGACCCGGACGCCTATTCCTATGCGGGCGGGCTTAACCGGGCCAATCAGGGCATGCTCGAATTCGTCGAGATGTTCAAGGCGCCGATCAAGATGCTGCATCCGCTGCTCACCGCGACACAGGAAGGCAACTATGTCGGCACCGAGAATATCGGCGCGATCCCCTTCCAGGGCATCATCATGGCCCATTCCAACGAGGCGGAATGGCAGAGCTTCAAGACAAATAAAAACAACGAGGCCTTCATCGACCGGATCTACGTGATCAAGGTGCCGTATTGCCTGCGCGTCACGGAAGAGGAGCAGATCTATGACAAGCTGATCCGCACTTCGGAGCTCGCCGAGGCGCCTTGTGCGCCGGGCACGCTGGAAATGCTGGCGCGTTTCGCCGTGCTGTCACGGCTGCGTGAGCACGAGAATTCCAATGTCTTCTCGAAGATGCGCGTCTATGACGGAGAGAGCCTGAAGGAGGTCGATCCGCGCGCCCGCTCGATCCAGGAATATCGCGATGCGGCCGGAGTCGACGAGGGCATGGACGGCGTCTCCACCCGCTTTGCCTTCAAGGTGCTCGCTGCGACCTACAACCACGATACCACCGAGATCGCCGCCGATCCGGTGCATCTGATGTATGTGCTGGAGCAGACCGTGCGGCGCGAGCAGCTGCCGGACGAGCAGGAAAAGCGCTATATCGAGTTCATCAAGGCCGAACTCGGGCCGCGCTATGCCGAATTCATCGGCAACGAGATCCAGAAGGCCTATCTGGAGAGCTATCACGATTACGGGCAGAACGTGTTCGACCGCTATGTCGATTACGCCGATGCCTGGATCGAGGATCAGGATTTCAAGGATCCCGATACCGGCCAGTTGCTCAACCGCGAACTGCTCAACCAGGAGCTGACCAAGATCGAGAAGCCCGCGGGCATCGCCAATCCGAAGGACTTCCGCAACGAAGTGGTGAAGTTTTCGCTGCGCTCGCGGGCGAGCCATGGCGGCAAGAACCCGTCCTGGACCTCCTACGAGAAGATCCGCGAAGTCATCGAGCGGCGGATGTTCAGCCAGGTCGAAGATCTGCTGCCGGTGATCTCCTTCGGCTCGAAGAAGGACAGCGAGAGCGAGAAGAAACACAGTGAGTTCGTCGACCGGATGACCGAGCGCGGTTACACCGAGCGTCAGGTCCGCCGGCTCGTCGAGTGGTACATGCGTGTGAAACAGGCGGGTTGACCGAGAGGAAGACCCGCGAAACGGGGCGACCGGATGCATATTGTCGATCGCCGCCTCAATCCCGGCGGCAAGAGTCTCGCCAATCGTCAGCGCTTTCTCAGGCGGGCGAAAGCCTTGGTCAAACGCGCGGTGCGCGACACCACCCGCGACCGTTCGATCCGCGATGTGGAGAGCGGCGGGGAGGTGTCGATCCCCGGCGAGGGCGTGCGCGAGCCGCGCTTCCACCGCGCGGCGCAGGGCGGCATGCGCGATTACGTGCTGCCCGGCAACAAGGATTATGTCGAAGGCGAAACCATCCCGCGCCCGCCGGGCTCCGGCGGGGGAGGCGGGTCACAGGGCAGTCCGGACGGGGAGGGCGAGGACGAGTTCCGCTTCGCGCTCAGCCATGAGGAATTCGTCGATCTCTTCCTCGAGGATCTCGAACTGCCCGATCTGGCCAAGCGCAAGCTGGCGACGACAGAGCAGGTGAGCTGGCGTCGCGCCGGCTTCTCGGTGACCGGCTCACCGGCCAACCTCGCCCTGACGCGCACCATGCGCAATTCGCTCTCACGCCGCATCGCCCTGCGCCGACCCCGGCCGGAAGCGGCGGCGGCACTGGAGGAGGAGATCGCGACGCTGGAGCGGACGGGCGATGATCCGGTGCGGCTGCTGGAAGCGCGCGAGGAGCTCGCGCGCATGCAAAAGCGGCTCAAGGCGATCCCCTGGATCGACCCGATCGACCTGCGCTATCGCCGCTCGGAACCGCATCCGCGTCCCGTCGCCCAGGCGGTGATGTTCTGCCTGATGGATGTCTCGGGCTCGATGACCGAGCATATGAAGGATCTCGCCAAGCGCTTCTTCACGCTGCTCTATCTCTTCCTGAAGCGGCGCTACAAGCATGTCGAGATTGTCTTCATCCGCCACACGCACGAAGCCTCGGAAGTCGATGAAGAGACGTTCTTTTATTCCCGCGAGACCGGCGGCACCATCGTCTCGACGGCGCTGGAGGAGATGCAGCGCGTCGTGGCCGAGCGCTACCCGCCGCAGGAATGGAACATCTATGCTGCGCAGGCTTCGGATGGCGACAACACCTCCTCGGACAATCCGCGCGCCTCTGAACTCCTGACGAACACGATCCTGCCCGCCTGCCAGTATTTCGCCTATCTGGAGGTGGGGCGCGAGGATGATCCGGCGCCGATGGGCTTCGGCTATCGCCAGAGCGATCTGTGGCGACTCTACGACCTGTTGCGTCAGGGCGGCGAGCAGATCGCCATGCGCAAGGTGCGCCACCGCCGCGACATCTACCCCGTCTTCCGCGAACTCTTCCAGCGCAAGCAGGGCGCAGAAAAGGGAGTCGGCGCATGAGCACGAAAACCGCGCAGACAGCCGTGAACCCGCCGCAGAAGCCCCGTCTCTACGAGGGGGCGGACTGGGATTTCGAGACGCTCCGGCGCATCAACGAGGCCTGCGAGGAAATCGCCATCGGCGAGCTGGGTCTCGACGTCTATACCAACCAGATCGAGGTGATCACCGCCGAGCAGATGCTCGACGCCTATTCCTCGATCGGGATGCCGCTCTTCTACAAGCACTGGTCCTTCGGCAAGCATTTCGCCACGCACGAGGCCTCCTACCGCAAGGGCATGCGCGGGCTGGCCTATGAGATCGTCATCAATTCGAACCCGTGCATCTCCTATGTGATGGAGGAGAATACGGCGACGATGCAGGCGCTCGTCATCGCGCATGCGGCGTTCGGCCATAACCACTTCTTCAAGAACAATTATCTGTTCAGGCAATGGACCGATGCCGACGGCATTCTCGATTATCTCGAATTCGCCAAGGGCTATATCGCCGAATGTGAGGAGCGCTACGGCCACGGGCCGGTCGAGCGGCTGCTTGATGCCGCGCATGCGCTGATGAACCAGGCGGTGCACCGCTATCCACGCAAGATGCAGCCCGATCTGCGCAGCGAGGAGCAGCGCGAGCGCGAGCGCCGCCAGCATGAAGAGCAGATGTACAACGATCTGTGGCGCACGGTTCCGGTCAAGGAACGCACCGGGCCCGACGATGCCGATCTGGAGCGCCGGCGCGCGCTTTTGCAGCTGCCGCAGGAGAACCTGCTGTATTTCCTCGAGAAAAGCGGCCCCAAGCTCGCGCCCTGGCAGCGCGAATGCCTGCGCATCGTGCGGCTGATCGCGCAGTATTTCTACCCGCAGGGGCAGACCAAGGTGATGAACGAGGGCTGCGCCAGTTACGTGCATTACGAGATCATGAACCGGCTGCACGAGACCGGGCAGATCGGCGACGGTGACATGCTCGAATTCCTGCGCTCGCATACGAACGTGGTCTACCAGCCGGAATTCCACGAGCGGCATTATTCGGGCATCAACCCCTATGCGCTGGGTTTCGCCATGATGAAGGATATCGAGCGCATCTGCCGCGAGCCCACCGAGGAAGACCGCGTCTGGTTCCCGGATATTGCGGGCGTGGGCGATCACATGCCGGTCCTGCGCGAGATCTGGGCGAATTACCGCGACGAGAGCTTCATCCTGCAATATCTGAGCCCGCATCTGATGCGCAAATTCAAGCTCTTCCACGTCGCCGATGACGACACCCAGCCCGACATGCTGGTCGATGCCATCCACGACGAGCGCGGCTACCGCCGCCTGCGCCGCGCGCTCGCCAGGCAATACGACGTCGCCTGGCTCGACGCCGATATCCAGATCGTCGATGTCGACCTCGCCGGTGACCGCCGCCTGATCGTCCAGCACAACGTCCTCAACCGCATCCCCCTCGACGAATCCAACGCCCGCCGCACCCTCCAGCACCTCGCCGACCTCTGGGGCTACGAGGTGATGATGAAGGAAGTCGACACGCAATCGGGCGAGGTGCTCAAGGAGCACAGGGCGGTGGCACGGGATCGGATCGTGTGAAGCGGGGATCCAGTCATGGAGATCGACCGCAATTTTTTTAGAATAAGGGTTTTAGCTGCATCGGTAGAGTTTGTTCGTCTGGAGAGTTGAGTAATGGGCAAGCAGACTCAG includes the following:
- a CDS encoding SpoVR family protein, translated to MSTKTAQTAVNPPQKPRLYEGADWDFETLRRINEACEEIAIGELGLDVYTNQIEVITAEQMLDAYSSIGMPLFYKHWSFGKHFATHEASYRKGMRGLAYEIVINSNPCISYVMEENTATMQALVIAHAAFGHNHFFKNNYLFRQWTDADGILDYLEFAKGYIAECEERYGHGPVERLLDAAHALMNQAVHRYPRKMQPDLRSEEQRERERRQHEEQMYNDLWRTVPVKERTGPDDADLERRRALLQLPQENLLYFLEKSGPKLAPWQRECLRIVRLIAQYFYPQGQTKVMNEGCASYVHYEIMNRLHETGQIGDGDMLEFLRSHTNVVYQPEFHERHYSGINPYALGFAMMKDIERICREPTEEDRVWFPDIAGVGDHMPVLREIWANYRDESFILQYLSPHLMRKFKLFHVADDDTQPDMLVDAIHDERGYRRLRRALARQYDVAWLDADIQIVDVDLAGDRRLIVQHNVLNRIPLDESNARRTLQHLADLWGYEVMMKEVDTQSGEVLKEHRAVARDRIV
- a CDS encoding PrkA family serine protein kinase — encoded protein: MYPSDDLFSSFARSYEARRETEMSLSDYLEGCRDDPMMYASAPERILAAIGEPEMVDTSRDSRLGRIFMNRTIRVYPAFAEFYGMEETIERIVSFFRHAAQGLEERKQILYLLGPVGGGKSSLAERLKALMEAHPIYVLKAGNEISPVFESPLGLFDPERMGEQIEERYGIPRRRLTGLMSPWALKRLDEFGGDISRFKVVKVNPSRLRQIGIAKTEPGDENNQDISSLVGKVDIRKLETLSQNDPDAYSYAGGLNRANQGMLEFVEMFKAPIKMLHPLLTATQEGNYVGTENIGAIPFQGIIMAHSNEAEWQSFKTNKNNEAFIDRIYVIKVPYCLRVTEEEQIYDKLIRTSELAEAPCAPGTLEMLARFAVLSRLREHENSNVFSKMRVYDGESLKEVDPRARSIQEYRDAAGVDEGMDGVSTRFAFKVLAATYNHDTTEIAADPVHLMYVLEQTVRREQLPDEQEKRYIEFIKAELGPRYAEFIGNEIQKAYLESYHDYGQNVFDRYVDYADAWIEDQDFKDPDTGQLLNRELLNQELTKIEKPAGIANPKDFRNEVVKFSLRSRASHGGKNPSWTSYEKIREVIERRMFSQVEDLLPVISFGSKKDSESEKKHSEFVDRMTERGYTERQVRRLVEWYMRVKQAG
- a CDS encoding YeaH/YhbH family protein yields the protein MHIVDRRLNPGGKSLANRQRFLRRAKALVKRAVRDTTRDRSIRDVESGGEVSIPGEGVREPRFHRAAQGGMRDYVLPGNKDYVEGETIPRPPGSGGGGGSQGSPDGEGEDEFRFALSHEEFVDLFLEDLELPDLAKRKLATTEQVSWRRAGFSVTGSPANLALTRTMRNSLSRRIALRRPRPEAAAALEEEIATLERTGDDPVRLLEAREELARMQKRLKAIPWIDPIDLRYRRSEPHPRPVAQAVMFCLMDVSGSMTEHMKDLAKRFFTLLYLFLKRRYKHVEIVFIRHTHEASEVDEETFFYSRETGGTIVSTALEEMQRVVAERYPPQEWNIYAAQASDGDNTSSDNPRASELLTNTILPACQYFAYLEVGREDDPAPMGFGYRQSDLWRLYDLLRQGGEQIAMRKVRHRRDIYPVFRELFQRKQGAEKGVGA